The Leifsonia williamsii genome includes a region encoding these proteins:
- the rplR gene encoding 50S ribosomal protein L18, whose product MALGTRGKSKAAARDRRHTRLRKKIAGTASRPRLVVTRSARHVFVQVVDDAQGHTLASASTMEADLRSFDGDKTAKARRVGELVAERAKSAGVEAVVFDRGGSKYAGRVAAVAEGAREGGLNL is encoded by the coding sequence ATGGCTCTGGGTACCAGAGGAAAGAGCAAGGCGGCCGCTCGCGACCGCCGTCACACCCGCCTTCGCAAGAAGATCGCGGGCACCGCGTCCCGTCCGCGCCTGGTCGTCACCCGTTCGGCCCGTCACGTCTTCGTGCAGGTCGTGGACGACGCGCAGGGGCACACCCTCGCATCGGCGTCGACCATGGAGGCTGACCTCCGCTCGTTCGACGGCGACAAGACCGCCAAGGCCCGCCGTGTCGGTGAGCTGGTCGCCGAGCGCGCGAAGAGCGCCGGCGTCGAGGCGGTCGTCTTCGACCGTGGTGGCAGCAAGTACGCGGGTCGCGTCGCCGCTGTCGCCGAAGGAGCTCGAGAGGGTGGACTGAACCTGTGA
- the rplF gene encoding 50S ribosomal protein L6: protein MSRIGRLPIDVPAGVDVTIDGQAVTVKGPKGELSLTVASPIEVKLEDGQVLVTRPDDERESRSLHGLTRTLINNNIIGVTQGYSKGLEIVGTGYRVAQKGSAVEFALGFSHPVTVEPPAGITFTVEGNNKLTVAGIDKQAVGEVAANIRKIRKPEPYKGKGVRYAGEVVRRKAGKAGK, encoded by the coding sequence ATGTCGCGTATTGGAAGACTCCCCATCGACGTCCCCGCGGGCGTGGATGTGACCATCGACGGCCAGGCCGTCACCGTGAAGGGCCCGAAGGGTGAGCTGAGCCTCACCGTCGCCAGCCCGATCGAGGTCAAGCTGGAGGACGGCCAGGTCCTCGTGACCCGTCCGGACGACGAGCGCGAGTCGCGCTCGCTCCACGGCCTGACCCGCACGCTGATCAACAACAACATCATCGGCGTCACGCAGGGCTACTCGAAGGGCCTCGAGATCGTCGGCACCGGTTACCGCGTCGCCCAGAAGGGCTCGGCCGTCGAGTTCGCTCTCGGCTTCTCGCACCCGGTCACCGTCGAGCCGCCGGCCGGCATCACCTTCACGGTCGAGGGCAACAACAAGCTCACCGTGGCGGGCATCGACAAGCAGGCTGTGGGTGAGGTCGCCGCGAACATCCGCAAGATCCGCAAGCCCGAGCCGTATAAGGGCAAGGGCGTGCGCTACGCCGGCGAGGTCGTCCGTCGCAAGGCCGGAAAGGCTGGTAAGTAA
- the rpsH gene encoding 30S ribosomal protein S8, with product MTMTDPVADMLTRLRNANSAHHDTVSMPHSKLKAHIADILTKEGYIAGWDVADARVGKTLTLNLKFGPDRERSIAGIKRVSKPGLRVYAKSTELPKVLGGLGIAILSTSSGLLTDREAEKKGVGGEVLAYVW from the coding sequence ATGACAATGACAGATCCGGTCGCAGACATGCTGACCAGACTGCGCAACGCGAACTCGGCTCACCACGACACCGTGTCGATGCCGCACTCGAAGCTCAAGGCCCACATCGCCGACATCCTCACCAAGGAGGGCTACATCGCGGGCTGGGACGTCGCCGACGCGCGCGTCGGGAAGACGCTCACGCTGAACCTCAAGTTCGGCCCGGACCGCGAGCGCTCCATCGCCGGCATCAAGCGCGTCTCGAAGCCCGGACTCCGCGTCTACGCGAAGTCCACGGAGCTCCCCAAGGTGCTCGGCGGCCTCGGCATCGCCATCCTGTCCACCTCCTCCGGTCTGCTCACGGACCGCGAGGCTGAGAAGAAGGGCGTGGGTGGGGAAGTCCTCGCCTACGTGTGGTAA
- the rplE gene encoding 50S ribosomal protein L5, with protein MTDTATAAGKIQPRLKQKYKNEISKQLQGDFGFTNVHQVPGLVKIVVNMGVGEAARDGKVIDGAVNDLTLITGQKPQVTKARKSIAQFKLREGQPIGAHVTLRGDRMWEFLDRLLSLALPRIRDFRGLSDKQFDGNGNYTFGLTEQSMFHEINQDRIDRVRGMDITVVTTAKNDEEGRALLKQLGFPFRSADAAN; from the coding sequence ATGACCGACACTGCAACCGCTGCTGGCAAAATCCAGCCGCGCCTGAAGCAGAAGTACAAGAACGAGATCTCCAAGCAGCTCCAGGGCGACTTCGGCTTCACGAACGTGCACCAGGTGCCCGGCCTCGTGAAGATCGTCGTCAACATGGGTGTCGGCGAGGCGGCCCGTGACGGCAAGGTCATCGATGGCGCGGTCAACGACCTCACGCTCATCACCGGCCAGAAGCCGCAGGTCACCAAGGCCCGCAAGTCCATCGCGCAGTTCAAGCTGCGCGAGGGTCAGCCGATCGGTGCGCACGTCACGCTGCGCGGCGACCGGATGTGGGAGTTCCTCGACCGTCTGCTCTCGCTCGCGCTTCCCCGTATCCGCGACTTCCGCGGCCTGTCGGACAAGCAGTTCGACGGCAACGGCAATTACACGTTCGGTCTCACGGAGCAGTCCATGTTCCACGAGATCAACCAGGACCGGATCGACCGCGTCCGCGGCATGGACATCACGGTCGTCACGACCGCGAAGAACGACGAGGAGGGCCGCGCGCTGCTCAAGCAGCTCGGCTTCCCCTTCCGTTCCGCCGACGCGGCCAACTAG
- the rplX gene encoding 50S ribosomal protein L24, whose protein sequence is MANIKKGDLVQVISGRTQARGGDRGKQGRVIEVLTEKNRVIVEGVNFVTKHVRVGQTQRGTKTGGIETHEAPIHVSNVALVDPETKKPTRVGFRTESVTKDGVTKTVRVRYAKKSGKDL, encoded by the coding sequence ATGGCGAACATCAAGAAGGGCGACCTCGTCCAGGTCATCTCGGGTCGTACGCAGGCCCGCGGTGGTGACCGTGGCAAGCAGGGTCGCGTCATCGAGGTCCTGACCGAGAAGAACCGCGTCATCGTCGAGGGCGTCAACTTCGTCACCAAGCACGTGCGCGTCGGTCAGACGCAGCGTGGCACGAAGACCGGCGGCATCGAGACCCACGAGGCTCCGATCCACGTCTCCAACGTGGCCCTGGTCGACCCCGAGACCAAGAAGCCGACCCGCGTCGGCTTCCGCACCGAGAGCGTTACGAAGGACGGCGTCACCAAGACGGTCCGCGTTCGTTACGCCAAGAAGTCTGGTAAGGACCTGTAA
- the rplN gene encoding 50S ribosomal protein L14, whose translation MIQQESRLKVADNTGAKELLAIRVLGGSSRRYAGLGDVIVATVKDAIPGGNVKKGDVVKAVVVRVRKNTRRPDGSYIKFDENAAVILKNDGDPRGTRIFGPVGRELRDKKFMKIISLAPEVL comes from the coding sequence GTGATCCAGCAGGAATCCCGACTCAAGGTCGCCGACAACACCGGCGCCAAGGAGCTCCTGGCCATCCGCGTCCTCGGTGGCTCGAGCCGCCGTTACGCGGGTCTGGGTGACGTCATCGTCGCCACGGTCAAGGACGCGATCCCCGGCGGCAACGTGAAGAAGGGCGACGTCGTCAAGGCGGTCGTCGTCCGTGTTCGCAAGAACACCCGCCGCCCGGACGGCTCGTACATCAAGTTCGACGAGAACGCCGCTGTCATCCTGAAGAACGACGGTGACCCCCGCGGCACCCGTATCTTCGGACCGGTCGGCCGCGAGCTCCGCGACAAGAAGTTCATGAAGATCATCTCGCTCGCCCCGGAGGTGCTGTAA
- the rpsQ gene encoding 30S ribosomal protein S17: MAETTKAAAAESTADEAIVRGYRKARRGYVVSDKMDKTIVVEVEDRVKHPLYGKVIRRTSKVKAHDENNTAGIGDLVLINETRPLSASKRWRLVEILEKAK, encoded by the coding sequence ATGGCTGAGACCACCAAGGCCGCGGCCGCGGAGTCGACGGCCGACGAGGCCATCGTCCGCGGGTACCGCAAGGCCCGCCGCGGTTACGTCGTCAGCGACAAGATGGACAAGACCATCGTCGTCGAGGTCGAGGACCGCGTGAAGCACCCCCTGTACGGCAAGGTCATCCGCCGCACCTCCAAGGTGAAGGCGCACGACGAGAACAACACCGCCGGCATCGGCGACCTCGTTCTCATCAACGAGACCCGCCCCCTGAGCGCCAGCAAGCGGTGGCGCCTCGTTGAGATTCTGGAGAAGGCCAAGTGA
- the rpmC gene encoding 50S ribosomal protein L29 encodes MAIGSKELASSELDTFEDERLVDELKKAKEELFNLRFQSATGQLESHGRLRAVKRDIARIYTVIRERELGIRATPAPAEVAPKAEKKTRSKKAAPAAEAESTENEEAK; translated from the coding sequence ATGGCGATCGGTTCCAAGGAGCTCGCCTCGAGCGAGCTCGACACCTTTGAAGACGAGCGTCTCGTCGACGAGCTGAAGAAGGCCAAGGAGGAGCTGTTCAACCTCCGCTTCCAGTCGGCCACCGGCCAGCTCGAGAGCCACGGCCGCCTGCGCGCCGTGAAGCGCGACATCGCTCGCATCTACACCGTGATCCGTGAGCGCGAGCTCGGGATCCGGGCGACCCCGGCCCCGGCCGAGGTCGCGCCCAAGGCGGAGAAGAAGACCCGCAGCAAGAAGGCCGCCCCGGCGGCCGAGGCGGAGTCGACCGAGAATGAGGAGGCCAAGTAA
- the rplP gene encoding 50S ribosomal protein L16, with amino-acid sequence MLIPRRVKHRKQHHPGRSGQATGGTKVSFGEFGIQALTPAYVTNRQIESARIAMTRHIKRGGKVWINIYPDRPLTKKPAETRMGSGKGSPEWWVANVKPGRVLFEVSGVSEELAREAMTRAIHKLPLKARIIKREEGDA; translated from the coding sequence ATGTTGATCCCACGCAGAGTCAAGCACCGCAAGCAGCACCACCCCGGCCGCAGCGGCCAGGCGACCGGCGGCACGAAGGTCTCCTTCGGCGAGTTCGGCATCCAGGCCCTGACCCCCGCTTACGTGACCAACCGTCAGATCGAGTCCGCTCGTATCGCCATGACGCGTCACATCAAGCGTGGCGGCAAGGTGTGGATCAACATCTACCCGGACCGTCCGCTCACGAAGAAGCCGGCCGAGACCCGAATGGGTTCCGGTAAGGGCTCGCCGGAGTGGTGGGTCGCGAACGTCAAGCCGGGTCGGGTCCTCTTCGAGGTCTCCGGCGTCTCCGAGGAACTCGCTCGTGAGGCAATGACCCGTGCAATCCACAAGCTGCCCCTCAAGGCACGCATCATCAAGCGCGAGGAGGGCGACGCGTAA
- the rpsC gene encoding 30S ribosomal protein S3, whose amino-acid sequence MGQKVNPYGFRLGITTDHVSRWFSDSTKPGQRYSDYLAEDVKIRRLLQTSLDRAGVSRIEIERTRDRVRVDIHTARPGIVIGRRGAEAERIRADLEKLTGKQIQLNILEVKNPEADAQLVAQGIAEQLSARVAFRRAMRKGLQGAQRAGAKGVRIQVSGRLSGAEMSRSEFYREGRVPLHTLRANIDYGFYEAKTTFGRIGVKVWIYKGDITNKELAREQANQKPSRERNDRPRRGGRGNAPAAEAAPAAAGVEA is encoded by the coding sequence ATGGGCCAGAAAGTCAATCCGTACGGCTTCCGTCTGGGCATCACCACCGACCACGTGTCGCGCTGGTTCTCGGACAGCACGAAGCCGGGTCAGCGTTACAGCGACTACCTCGCCGAGGACGTCAAGATCCGCCGTCTGCTGCAGACGTCGCTCGACCGCGCGGGCGTCTCGCGCATCGAGATCGAGCGCACCCGTGACCGTGTCCGCGTCGACATCCACACCGCCCGCCCGGGCATCGTGATCGGTCGTCGCGGCGCCGAGGCCGAGCGCATCCGCGCCGACCTCGAGAAGCTCACCGGCAAGCAGATCCAGCTGAACATCCTCGAGGTCAAGAACCCCGAGGCCGACGCCCAGCTCGTCGCGCAGGGCATCGCCGAGCAGCTCTCCGCCCGCGTGGCCTTCCGCCGCGCGATGCGCAAGGGTCTGCAGGGTGCTCAGCGCGCCGGCGCCAAGGGTGTCCGCATCCAGGTGTCCGGTCGTCTCAGCGGCGCCGAGATGAGCCGCTCCGAGTTCTACCGCGAGGGTCGTGTGCCGCTGCACACGCTCCGCGCCAACATCGACTACGGCTTCTACGAGGCCAAGACGACCTTCGGTCGCATCGGTGTGAAGGTGTGGATCTACAAGGGCGACATCACGAACAAGGAACTGGCTCGCGAGCAGGCCAACCAGAAGCCGTCGCGCGAGCGCAACGACCGTCCGCGTCGTGGTGGCCGGGGCAACGCCCCCGCCGCCGAGGCCGCGCCGGCCGCAGCAGGAGTTGAGGCATAA
- the rplV gene encoding 50S ribosomal protein L22 encodes MVESIARVRHIRVTPMKARRVVNLIRGKQAQEALAILKFAPQSASEPVYKLVASAIANARVKADKSNTYLDEQDLYVSRAFVDEGTTLKRFQPRAQGRAFRINKRTSHITVVLATPDEAEAAQATKKASK; translated from the coding sequence ATGGTGGAGTCGATCGCACGCGTGCGACACATCCGCGTCACCCCCATGAAGGCCCGCCGCGTCGTCAACCTGATCCGCGGCAAGCAGGCCCAGGAGGCCCTGGCCATCCTGAAGTTCGCGCCGCAGAGCGCGAGCGAGCCGGTCTACAAGCTGGTCGCCTCGGCGATCGCCAACGCACGGGTCAAGGCCGACAAGTCCAACACCTACCTGGACGAGCAGGACCTGTACGTGAGCCGCGCCTTCGTGGACGAGGGCACCACCCTCAAGCGGTTCCAGCCGCGAGCGCAGGGACGTGCCTTCCGCATCAACAAGCGCACCAGCCACATCACGGTCGTCCTCGCGACGCCGGACGAGGCCGAGGCGGCGCAGGCTACGAAGAAGGCGAGCAAGTAA
- the rpsS gene encoding 30S ribosomal protein S19 translates to MPRSLKKGPFVDEHLFRKVVAANEANSKNVIKTWSRRSMIVPAMLGHTIAVHDGRKHIPVFVTETMVGHKLGEFAPTRTFRGHVKDDKKGRRR, encoded by the coding sequence ATGCCACGCAGTCTCAAGAAGGGCCCCTTCGTCGACGAGCACCTGTTTCGCAAGGTGGTTGCCGCGAACGAGGCCAACAGCAAGAACGTGATCAAGACCTGGTCGCGCCGCTCGATGATCGTCCCGGCCATGCTGGGTCACACCATCGCGGTGCACGACGGTCGCAAGCACATCCCGGTGTTCGTCACCGAGACCATGGTCGGCCACAAGCTCGGCGAGTTCGCGCCGACGCGCACCTTCCGTGGACACGTGAAGGACGACAAGAAGGGTCGCCGCCGCTAA
- the rplB gene encoding 50S ribosomal protein L2 — MAIRNYKPTTPGRRGSSVADFAEITRSTPEKSLLRPLSKSGGRNNQGRITTRHIGGGHKRQYRVIDFRRNDKDGVNAKVAHIEYDPNRTARIALLHFVDGTKRYILAPAGLKQGDVVESGAGSDIKPGNNLPLRNIPTGTVVHAIELKPGGGAKLARSAGASVRLVAKDGPYAQLRLPSGEVRNVDARCRATIGEVGNAEQSNINWGKAGRMRWKGVRPTVRGVAMNPIDHPHGGGEGKTSGGRHPVSPWGQKEGRTRHPNKESDKLIVRRRNAGKKRK, encoded by the coding sequence ATGGCTATTCGCAACTACAAGCCCACGACCCCCGGTCGTCGCGGCTCCTCGGTCGCCGACTTCGCCGAGATCACCCGTTCGACCCCGGAGAAGTCCCTTCTCCGTCCGCTGTCGAAGTCGGGTGGCCGCAACAACCAGGGCCGCATCACGACCCGTCACATCGGTGGTGGCCACAAGCGCCAGTACCGCGTCATCGACTTCCGTCGCAATGACAAGGACGGCGTCAACGCCAAGGTCGCGCACATCGAGTACGACCCCAACCGCACGGCTCGCATCGCGCTCCTGCACTTCGTGGACGGCACCAAGCGCTACATCCTCGCGCCGGCCGGCCTCAAGCAGGGCGACGTCGTCGAGTCGGGCGCCGGCTCGGACATCAAGCCGGGCAACAACCTGCCGCTGCGCAACATCCCGACCGGTACCGTCGTGCACGCGATCGAGCTCAAGCCGGGTGGAGGCGCCAAGCTGGCCCGCTCCGCCGGTGCCTCGGTCCGTCTCGTCGCGAAGGACGGCCCCTACGCCCAGCTCCGCCTCCCCTCGGGCGAGGTCCGGAACGTGGACGCGCGCTGCCGCGCCACGATCGGCGAGGTCGGCAACGCCGAGCAGTCGAACATCAACTGGGGCAAGGCCGGCCGCATGCGCTGGAAGGGCGTCCGCCCGACCGTCCGCGGTGTCGCGATGAACCCGATCGACCACCCGCACGGTGGTGGTGAGGGCAAGACCTCCGGTGGCCGTCACCCGGTCAGCCCGTGGGGCCAGAAGGAAGGCCGCACGCGTCACCCCAACAAGGAGAGCGACAAGCTCATCGTTCGCCGCCGCAACGCCGGCAAGAAGCGCAAGTAG
- the rplW gene encoding 50S ribosomal protein L23: MAVNKDPRDVIIAPVVSEKSYGLIDEGKYTFLVDTRSNKTEIKLAIESIFKVEVASVNTLNRQGKTRRTRFGIGKRKDTKRAIVTLKSGSIDIFTAVG; the protein is encoded by the coding sequence ATGGCCGTCAACAAGGACCCGCGCGACGTCATCATCGCCCCGGTCGTCTCTGAGAAGAGCTACGGCCTGATCGACGAGGGCAAGTACACCTTCCTCGTCGACACGCGTTCGAACAAGACCGAGATCAAGCTGGCGATCGAGTCGATCTTCAAGGTCGAGGTCGCGTCGGTGAACACCCTGAACCGTCAGGGCAAGACCCGCCGCACCCGCTTCGGCATCGGCAAGCGCAAGGACACCAAGCGCGCCATCGTCACGCTGAAGTCCGGTTCCATCGACATCTTCACGGCCGTCGGCTGA
- the rplD gene encoding 50S ribosomal protein L4, translating into MATSIDVLDLKGKKAGSVELPEALFDVQTNIPLIHQVVTAQLAAARQGTHKTKGRGEVSGAGRKPFKQKGTGRARQGSIRAPQMTGGGIVHGPTPRDYAQRTPKKMIAAALLGALSDRARGSRIHAVQALTAGETPSTKAVVELLNGIATSKHVLVVTERDDELGYKSVRNVPTVHVLSYDQLNAYDVLVSDDIVFTQAALEGFIASKTKKEEVNA; encoded by the coding sequence ATGGCTACCTCGATTGACGTCCTCGACCTCAAGGGCAAGAAGGCCGGCTCCGTCGAGCTCCCCGAGGCCCTGTTCGACGTCCAGACCAACATCCCGCTGATCCACCAGGTCGTGACCGCTCAGCTCGCAGCAGCGCGCCAGGGCACCCACAAGACCAAGGGTCGTGGCGAGGTCTCCGGCGCCGGCCGCAAGCCGTTCAAGCAGAAGGGCACCGGCCGCGCTCGTCAGGGCTCGATCCGCGCCCCTCAGATGACCGGTGGTGGCATCGTCCACGGACCGACGCCCCGCGACTACGCGCAGCGCACCCCCAAGAAGATGATCGCCGCTGCTCTGCTTGGCGCTCTCTCGGACCGCGCCCGCGGCAGCCGCATCCACGCCGTCCAGGCCCTGACCGCCGGTGAGACCCCGTCGACCAAGGCCGTCGTGGAGCTGCTGAACGGAATCGCGACCTCGAAGCACGTCCTCGTGGTCACCGAGCGCGACGACGAGCTGGGCTACAAGAGCGTCCGCAACGTCCCGACCGTGCACGTGCTGTCCTACGACCAGCTCAACGCCTACGACGTGCTGGTGAGCGACGACATCGTCTTCACCCAGGCCGCGCTCGAGGGCTTCATCGCGAGCAAGACCAAGAAGGAAGAGGTGAACGCGTAA
- the rplC gene encoding 50S ribosomal protein L3, with translation MPNTNSTSNVTKTSKGLLGKKLGMTQVWDENNRLIPVTVIEITPNVVTQVRTPEADGYNAVQIAYGQIDPRKVNKPSAGHFDKAGVTPRRHLTEVRTADAADYAAGQELTVDGTFEVGQLVDVVGTSKGKGFAGVMKRHNFQGVSASHGAHRNHRKPGSIGASSTPSRVFKGMRMAGRMGGERVTVLNLKVQAIDAEKGLLLVKGAVPGARGRIVFVRNAVKGA, from the coding sequence ATGCCTAACACCAACAGCACTTCCAACGTGACCAAGACCTCCAAGGGCCTGCTCGGCAAGAAGCTCGGCATGACCCAGGTCTGGGACGAGAACAACCGTCTCATCCCCGTCACCGTCATCGAGATCACGCCGAACGTCGTGACGCAGGTCCGCACCCCCGAGGCCGACGGCTACAACGCCGTCCAGATCGCCTACGGCCAGATCGACCCGCGCAAGGTGAACAAGCCGTCCGCCGGCCACTTCGACAAGGCGGGCGTGACCCCGCGTCGTCACCTCACCGAGGTCCGCACCGCCGACGCCGCCGACTACGCGGCCGGCCAGGAGCTCACCGTGGACGGCACCTTCGAGGTCGGCCAGCTGGTCGACGTCGTCGGCACCTCCAAGGGCAAGGGCTTCGCCGGTGTCATGAAGCGCCACAACTTCCAGGGCGTCTCCGCCTCGCACGGTGCGCACCGCAACCACCGCAAGCCGGGCTCCATCGGAGCCTCCTCGACCCCGAGCCGTGTCTTCAAGGGCATGCGCATGGCCGGTCGTATGGGTGGCGAGCGCGTCACCGTCCTGAACCTCAAGGTGCAGGCGATCGACGCCGAGAAGGGTCTGCTGCTCGTCAAGGGCGCCGTCCCCGGTGCTCGTGGCCGCATCGTTTTCGTCCGCAACGCAGTGAAGGGGGCCTAA
- the rpsJ gene encoding 30S ribosomal protein S10 gives MAGQKIRIRLKSYDHEVIDTSARKIVDTVTRAGATVVGPVPLPTEKNVVVVIRSPHKYKDSREHFEMRTHKRLIDIIDPTPKAVDSLMRLDLPADVNIEIKL, from the coding sequence ATGGCGGGACAGAAGATCCGCATCCGGCTTAAGTCGTATGACCACGAAGTCATCGACACCTCGGCTCGCAAGATCGTCGACACGGTGACCCGTGCCGGTGCGACCGTGGTGGGCCCGGTGCCCCTTCCCACCGAGAAGAACGTGGTGGTCGTCATCCGTTCGCCCCACAAGTACAAGGACAGCCGCGAGCACTTCGAGATGCGCACGCACAAGCGGCTGATCGACATCATCGACCCGACGCCGAAGGCCGTCGACTCGCTCATGCGTCTCGACCTCCCGGCCGACGTCAACATCGAGATCAAGCTGTAA
- a CDS encoding choice-of-anchor L domain-containing protein codes for MQRTSRLLSAAGSALVVLPLVLVGAPADASPGQLITDASSTTPDALAAFLVGAGVEVTDARITGAPEAIGSFSGMSALGVPSGVALSTGRVSSLPGPYGQPVVSGILGTPGDADIEALVGARTLDAAALEFDFRPTTDSIAFTYVFGSMEYPEWVDKSFNDAFAFIIDGQNCALIDGKPVSVDTINDHMNADHYVDNASGSADTTLDAFTTPLTCAASVHPGEWNHAKLVIADTVDGLYDSTVLIAAHSFHANSAPTAAYLSLSVVSGTSLAFDYPGEDADGDELSYEVVESPTQGDLAPTPTGAVYTPAPAFVGTDSFAYRVSDGITTSPAYTATIEVTPAAAIPTSPTPPPTPAPTTPAPTPTPTPTSPAPTSPSPAPSTPTPTPSTSTPEPAPGAAAPSAPGTPLIPSVPPADAGLAGPGSHSGHDRASLLPSSAIAPTTRLPQTGSDTAVTVSLTTAIGLIVALGGAGLAALSARRRPVPGNPAKGVHLSPRRSQN; via the coding sequence ATGCAACGCACGTCACGCCTTCTCTCCGCTGCGGGCTCTGCTCTCGTGGTGCTCCCGCTCGTTCTCGTCGGCGCCCCTGCGGACGCCTCGCCCGGCCAACTGATCACCGACGCATCGTCGACGACGCCGGACGCCCTGGCCGCCTTCCTCGTCGGAGCCGGTGTCGAGGTCACCGATGCCCGGATCACGGGCGCCCCGGAGGCCATCGGCTCGTTCTCGGGCATGTCGGCTCTCGGTGTCCCGTCCGGCGTCGCTCTGAGCACGGGCCGGGTCTCGTCGCTCCCGGGCCCCTACGGCCAGCCCGTCGTCTCCGGCATCCTGGGGACGCCGGGGGATGCGGACATCGAAGCCCTCGTCGGTGCCCGCACGCTCGACGCCGCCGCCTTGGAGTTCGACTTCCGCCCGACGACGGATTCGATCGCCTTCACCTACGTCTTCGGCTCCATGGAGTACCCGGAGTGGGTGGACAAGAGCTTCAACGACGCTTTCGCGTTCATCATCGACGGCCAGAACTGCGCCCTCATCGACGGCAAGCCCGTCTCCGTCGACACGATCAATGACCACATGAACGCGGACCACTACGTCGACAACGCCTCGGGCAGCGCCGACACCACCCTCGACGCCTTCACGACGCCGCTCACCTGCGCTGCTTCGGTCCACCCGGGGGAGTGGAACCACGCGAAGCTCGTCATCGCCGACACCGTCGACGGCCTCTACGACTCGACCGTCCTCATCGCCGCCCACAGCTTCCACGCGAACAGCGCCCCGACCGCGGCGTACCTCTCCCTGAGCGTCGTCAGCGGCACCTCCCTCGCGTTCGACTACCCCGGCGAGGACGCTGACGGCGACGAGCTCTCCTACGAGGTGGTCGAGTCGCCCACGCAGGGCGACCTGGCCCCCACTCCGACCGGCGCCGTCTACACCCCCGCCCCCGCCTTCGTCGGCACCGACTCCTTCGCTTACCGCGTCTCCGACGGCATCACCACCTCCCCCGCCTACACCGCCACCATCGAGGTCACCCCGGCCGCCGCGATCCCCACGAGCCCCACCCCTCCTCCGACCCCGGCCCCGACCACCCCGGCCCCCACCCCGACTCCAACTCCGACGTCTCCGGCCCCCACGAGCCCGTCCCCAGCCCCTAGTACGCCGACCCCCACGCCGAGCACCTCCACTCCGGAGCCCGCCCCTGGCGCCGCTGCGCCGTCGGCGCCTGGCACGCCGCTCATCCCCAGTGTGCCCCCTGCTGACGCAGGCCTCGCCGGCCCCGGTTCGCACTCGGGCCACGACCGCGCTTCACTCCTCCCTTCGTCTGCCATTGCGCCCACCACCCGGCTCCCGCAGACCGGCTCGGACACCGCCGTGACCGTGTCCCTCACCACGGCGATCGGGCTCATCGTCGCCCTCGGCGGCGCCGGCCTCGCAGCTCTGTCGGCGAGGCGTCGGCCCGTCCCTGGGAATCCTGCAAAAGGGGTTCACCTTTCGCCGCGCCGGTCGCAGAATTGA